The Gossypium hirsutum isolate 1008001.06 chromosome D07, Gossypium_hirsutum_v2.1, whole genome shotgun sequence genome includes the window aacAAATATTATCATATATAAAATCATTTGAACTTAATTTTTCATGATGACCGATGCTGAAGTTTTGTCTGATGACCAGATTGGTGACGAAATTGGCACCGATATCGTAACACCAAAAAAGTCTAGTTTAAGGAGGTGGGAGGGGATCCATCAGAATTCATGATGGTGGACTCAACCCCAGTGAGTGGAGTTTCTTGGAAAGAGAAGCTTTTGGAAGGGAAAGGTTCTGAATCTTGTAATGGGGTCACCGATGCGGATCTTGAAATTAAAGATGGCAATATTCTTCAATCATCCATCAATGGAATCCTCGTCATTGATTTCTTGGAAAGGTTAAGAAAGTTTTTGGTTAAGGATATGGAAACTACCGTTGTCATCAAATTGTTGGGACGCAACATTAGTTACGGAGTTTTGCATAATCACATTTCAAGCCTTTGGAGGCCCTCTAAACCTTTTCGCCTGATGGATGTCAAGAATGGTTATTACCTTGTTTGATTCCAAAGCAGGAAAGATTATAACTTGGCTCTGACTCAAAGCCCTTGGATAGTGTTTGTACACTATATCACCGTTTAGCCATGGACGGTTGATTTTGACCCGTTGAGACCCTTTCCTAGCGTGGTAATAGCCTGGATCCACTTCCTGGGTTTGCTGGGATTTCTGTATAAAAAATTAGATCTCAAAATCGATAGTGAATCAAGGGGACAGTTTGCAAGAATGGTTGTGTAGATAGATCTGGGAAAACCACTTACCTCGCAAGTCTTGATCAATGGCAGGGTGCAACAAGTGGAGTTTGAAGCCCTACCCACTATATGTTTTTCTTGTGGCAAATATGACCATCCAAAAAGTTCATGTTCTTCTTCTTTGACAGACCAAATCATACACGGTGGCAAGGAGGACTCACCTACAGTGATGAATAATGAAGTTGATCCGACGGCAATGAGAGACGCTTTCGGTCCATGGATGGTCGTCAAGCGCAAATCAAGGTGCAACCAGGCTGGAAAACAGAATCATCAGCCAAAATTTTTGGAAGAAAATCTGGTCGACTTTAGATTTGCAGCGTTAAATTCGCTTGACAAATAATCGATGGATTTGGGGGCTGAAAAATTGGGGTTTCAGGAGATTGGATTTAAGCAGGGATATTTtatcaagaaaataaaatcaaaaaggTTTGGGTCAAGTTCTGGGTTGCCGGTTGAAGGTAATACAAGTAAGGGGATATTGGGTCAAGGTGTAACTATTGGGCCTGCTAAAAAGACCAGTGGACTAGCGTATTCGGGTGTTGAACAAAAATTGTTGGACTTGGGCCATGACCTGGCATGAGACAGGCTTGTTTTGGGGAAAGATACAAGGTCAAAATCAAATGGATTCCAATTAATTCTTGTAGCAAAACAGAATATGGAAATTTTAGGGAGCATAGAGCACACTGTCCAAATGGGTCCCgaaattgttttttaaaataaacattcatCTCTACATTTTAATCCTACATTCGAAGGTTATCTTGAATCGGTGGTGGATGTAAATCCTAAGTTTCTGGACTCCAATCAATATTCAGCTGTAATTTTCAAGGAATATTCAGAGTACAATTCGAAGGCAACTGTGGTAAATGAAGGATTAGGGGcctttaataatttaaatgtttTGTTTAGAGGACATGGGTtagataacaaaaaaaaagagtgggCGTAATGGAAGAATGTTAAATAAAACAATTCGTAGACGTGGGGGACATTTTAAAATTGTCGGATGTCCGCGGGTTTCGCTTTCAGACACCATGAATTCTATGGCAAAGCTTATAGGTGAACAAGTGGAAACTTTCACCAATAGGGCCACCGCTAATGATGTAACGCCCTGGAATTTacgcctagaagtattgggccttcaGTAAGGGAACGGTGAGGAATCTGTGCACAAAAGtgtgtctgctttagtggttaagggtcctgagaaGAGTTGGAAAAGTTCTGGGTTCAAacatgggctttagcaaaaattttggttttaagagGATAAAACTCTGGATGTTTagatgtaggccttttaaattattgtgttaaaaaaatgtcataagaAAGCATGTGgtttagtggttgtggcgtcattaaggttgtaagggagcctgggttcaagtcatggctcttgcaatttattttggtttttcttttaaaagaacctggactttggcctttagaccttttaaTTATTTGAAGATAAAATGTGTCACAAAAGAGCTTGTAGCAAGGAGGCAAATAGTGTGTTAAGCTATTGAGGATGGCTTGGGTTTGAATCTTATTGCAAGTAAAAAGGATAATTATATTGCTAGTATGAGGCGGCAAGAGTTTGAGGTGGTTTCGAACTCTGTAAGgtgaattttgaattggtcttggaTGGAATTGTGGAGCAAATCAAGGAGGAGATtagggagaaaatcaaggaattcaAATTAGGGAGAGTTGTAGCCGATTGGGGAAGCTTGTGTATGCAAATTTTGGATAGGAGTCTCTTTTGTGTGATTTTTAGCAATTTGAGAGCATTTTTGGGATATTGTTGTTGTGCCAGTTTCGAGTTTTTGGGTGTTGCGTCAACTAGTCTTGGTTTTCCTAAGTACTGAATTTTCCTGTTTTCCCCTCTTTTGTGATTTCGTGTCTAGCTTTGTGATCAAAATTGCTGTTATTTCCTCCATTTCTACATTTTCCAAATAGGTAACTTTCTTTTTgtctcatttttctttctctgTCGAACACCATATTATGTTTTCTCTACTCTCCTAACAGTGCCACATGAACTTATCTTCTCTCTTCCCTctattcttctattttttttcaaagcCGAACCTACttaccatcttcttcttctctgcTTCCCACTCTCCCCATCCCAACCTATTTCTTCAAGGCTCTTTTGTGTACTTTCAGTTACCATCCTTTCTCTATtgtgcttggccgaatatacctaagtTTTTCTAACCgatttcatcatcatcattttcgGGTGTTAAAATCTcgagaagagaaaagaagattCTCTAGTGTGTGTAGGCATTCCAAATCTTCCCTTCACCAACCGTTTGATCGTTGGGGTAAGTTGGTTGGTAGGCCGTGTGATTTTGGTGTTGGATTTTTCTTAAATCATATTCGAGTAACATGTCCATTTGATAAAAATCGCTGCTTGAGTAGATAACCATCAAGAACGTGGAATCGTGCCTTGGCCAATAATCTTAGAAGAGTAGGCCATATTTCTTATAATCATGGTAGATGATGATTGTTTAAGTGTGGTTTAAGTACTTGAAAATATTGGTTATTAAAGGGCTGACCGAATATTCAAATTAATGTAAGTTGGTGTCAATAGGTGTTTCGCTAGCTTTCGTGAAAGGTGTGCAATCACACTGTCTCTTCTGTTAATCGACAAAAGTCGAAAaatcgaaaaataaaaaatatgacgattgaggccacatgggcgtgcgaaCATTGATGTGGTGAAGCGAGCCCACGAAACATGGTGTTAGAAtatagaggccaccacgagcgttCTCATGCTCTCAGGCCGTTATGGGCCTCGTTGGGCTTAaataggtcgtgtgggcccaataggctcaTGTGCCCTACATAGATAAAATCCACGTTAAGTGACAAATACTGGACTGAGTTATGTAGTTTGCATAGTCAtgactgaatttgggctaaatggaccacacgagcgtgtgggcccacttgggccgaatatgggccttgggcccatttacacaattatgaccatttaggttatccGTGTCGCATgaggcgactgtagaccttcAGAAAGGTTGTTAAATGATCGAAATACTCCTATAGGGTAGAATGAataaaataccctcgatggataaaattatcgaaatacctaatgggtaaaattaccgaaatacccctgataagtaaaattataaaaataacatcgtaaaattactgaaatacccttgatgggtaaaattatcgaaatacccctaaagggtaaaataaccaaaataccatcgatgggtaaaattaccaaaatacccctatagggtaaaataaccgttatacccctaggagatgaaatgactgttatgacCTTATGCTATGTTTGACCATTTTactttatgatatttatatgactgttactgagtatgacatattGTATACACGTATGAtctatgacatgacatattgcatacacgacatactgcatggggttgggatcttGTATTGGAGGAAGTGATTAATATGTGAGGGTCATACAGGTCGCataagacgactgtggacccaccgatggcttttagctaattatgtgattggcagctctactgcaataTTGGTTAGTGTCGCAACCGGTGCTACATAAGGAGTATAGGGATGGGtaggtcgatttaatccccacaggaGTGTAGGGTTAGACAGGAGATGGAGTGCATGGTTGGtataggtatttatgcattgcatatactaattttgatattgagatgggcttaggcctagatatatgtgatatgtgccatttgatttgggctcaggcccaactgAGGCAGATGGGGGCTAAGGCCAGTTACCACTGTTAtcgtattgggctaaggcccacactgatactgttactgttaagggctcaggcctagactgattctgtttctttaataaggggattacacactgagttttcgtaaactcaccccgtttttaacctttcaggtaatcccTAGTGTTAGACGGTTCGGAGCTGTGAGGGACTCAgagagggccacacaactgcacctgttttattctattttgctcatttacttaagcaatttgattttgattcggttgttataaggcctctataatttctggattttaaatttgggatttgatgtgattgtgatttatatctgctagaagtagaacacggttttccaaaatcATAACTATTTTCTAACATTACTTTTTCGcacctcaatttttaaatatcacatttttgtaaatcatttgctttaaattaagcttccgcaacaataaggttttgaaggtaataactttttaataaacctcgatagaaaataaacaaatgcaaACTGAgattttatacaaatttttaaatgcaagaagggtttttaatgaaaacatggttttagaaaaatacttcaatgtgacacaccagattcgaccctaacttctaggccaggtttgaggtgttacaaatgAAGGCGAGTTGAATACTCTGTTACTCTTTGATTGGTTAGTCATTGtacctttattttttatatttatgaatttattattttttcttagaATTATCAATGTTGTGCTAGTTTGAAGTTCATTTGGGTTTTTTGTGAATATAATCGAGATCATAAGCCAGATTTGACTTGCCTTATTGAAATAAGGGACAGTGGAGGTAAAGCTGATTCGGTTATCGCAAACTTTCATTGTTCTGATCGTGTGAAGGCAGTTGGGTTTTCTAGTGGTTGGTTGGTTGGAGGGGGGTCCATTCGTGTGAGGGTCCTCAAAAATCATTCTCAATTTATGTTAGTCAAAGTTTCTGGTACCTCTTTTAGACAACCCTTTTTGGTAACCTTTGTGTATGGCAGCCCTAATTGTAGTAAAATGAGACATTTATAGAAGAATTTGCATAGTACTATTCCAGCTGATGGTTCTCCATGGATGGCAATTGGTAACTTTAATGTTATTTTGTCATCCACTGAGAAGAGAGGAGGACGGACTCTAGGGAAAATGTGC containing:
- the LOC107954327 gene encoding uncharacterized protein yields the protein MIWSVKEEEHELFGWSYLPQEKHIVGRASNSTCCTLPLIKTCEKSQQTQEVDPGYYHARKGSQRVKINRPWLNGDIVYKHYPRALSQSQVIIFPALESNKVITILDIHQAKRFRGPPKA